tcttaataataattattattgatttcagaaaacaaaatattgactTGCAATTATATAGGTGTTCTTTAATAGGTAACAAAGTGTCCAGTTAAATACAATTAATAGTCAAATTGAAACACTTAATTTTCATAGCCAACATTCTCAATTTTATCTGCTTCACCCTTCCAGCttaaactttttaaaaatatatgcaCACACCCCTTACAAAAACAGTGAAGGTCTGAAGGGATGCCTGGCCAATTTAACCCTTTGACATCATATTTCTAATTACAATGTAAACAGCTACCTAACAATCCCTGAATGTCTAATCTGGAGAGACAACAGATTTGCAGCAATTGGTCAAAGCACAAGAGACAAAAGCAATCTTGTCAAGTAAGCAAGGGGCACCATCAGTAGATTTAAGATAGTCAATCGGAACTATTCCATGACCAAGTATAGTATACTTCTGACGCACACAACCTATCACTCTCTCAACATGTATCCGGACATTAGCAATTGACCTGGTTGTTTCTATTTCCACTGGAGAGAGCTGAGGTTTACCCTTGGTATAGCTAGGAATCTGGAGCCTTGCACAGTAAAGGCCACAGCTGTCTTGGATGTCAAACCCCCTATCTGCTAACACAAGATCTCCTGGAagcaagtttttcaaaaaagcacAATGTTCGGTGATAAACTTGTCAGATGTTCGCCCTCCCCATCCCTTGGAAATGAATGAGACAGTCCCTTGTGGTGTTATTccaatcaaatattttgctgTATTATGATGCTTATATGACGACCAGGTTTGTGCACGGGCTAAAAGATCTGAAGGGCGGTCAATGAAAACTTCAAAGCAGTCAATAATTACAGCACATGATGAAAACTTTTGCCTAAAACTCATAGGCAAAGTCAATTTCAGTTGCTCCCTCTCAGGccaataaacaagaaaatccaTACTTGAGTACATAGTTTGGATGCAACTCTGGAACACTCTGGATACTGTAGAGGCATGGATACCAAATCTGTATCCAAGATCCTGCACCGACAAGTTCAGGCGAAGTCTCATAAGTGTGAGTAATAGCTGCTGGAATTTTGTTAGGTTGCTGCGAAGCACTAGTCCTGGGCTAATAAGATTAAGCACTGCCATGAAAACTGTAATTGCTGGGAGGCCAGTGTAGAACTTCAGTTTGTCTGcatctttttcaaaactttcacgACTTATTGACTCTTCTATCGGTTTGGAGGTCGCACAATTCTCCAGAATTTCAATATCAATTAATGATAGCTCAGTTTGTGTTCCTGTTGAAGCTGTCGTAACATTGACCTCTGGCACCTCAGTCTCTGTTTCTTCGAAAATACGATAAAGTTCTGCCATTTCAGGTTCGTTTTGGGGGACCAAAGCAGGATTCGTATTTTCCTGATTATCGTTGCAATCGACTTCAATCTCTTATAAACACAATCGCCTACGCCTTGCCGATCTATCCTCCCAACGCTTATGCCTTTTTAGAGAAGAGGGTTTGGAAGTCTGCTTGATGGTGCTTGAATTATGTCCCATGTCTATCGTAGGTGCCCAGTCAGGATGAGATTCGTTATAGAGTTTGGCGGGTTCTCCTAACAAAATAAAGCACTATTATCGTCAGACGAcgctcaaaatttaaagattaCATCAATAAAAGTTTAAATATGACTACATTTCACCAATTATTACCTTCATGAAAGTGACGTGAGCAGACCTCTGGAGTTTTGATTTCGCCTTTCGTCACTGCATCGCGGTTGATGTTTGCAAGCCATAAATTTCGTCTTCGCACCGATAattctttagttttttctcCCTGGTGAGATATCACTGAcggaacattaaaaaaacggACATCTTTGAGCGATTTGAACAGCcataaacacagcaaaacCTGACCATCGTGGTTGAATTCCTTGTGGTTACGCGTTTCACCTACTTGCCCGGTGTCATGGCGGCATAGTTACCGTTGCTACAGAGGCCACGTGACGGTGCAAAGCCTCTATACCTGGCCCCGGTTGTTCAAAGAGCGGATAactttatccagtggatagggctatccaccggataaattcGCTATCCCGTGGATAGTTATCCAGTGCATAAAAAGTCGTTGCACAAAGCCTGGATAGTGTCGCGGATAACTATCCGGTGGATAAACTACTAGTTGTGCTGTTGCTATAGTGATTATCTGCGTGCGCGAGCGCGCGGGCCTCGCGCGCAAGGATAAAAACAATGGCTGAAAATAAGAGAAACCGGAAACCGAACTTTACGGCTGCTGAATGCTCGGTAATCTTTGAAGAAGCGgaacaaaacattgaaataatCAAAAGTAAATTCACCTCCACACTAacgaacaaaaacaagacaaaagtGTGGGAGGATATCACGGCAAAAGTAAATTCCTTGGGTGTCTGCTTACGAAGTGTTAGCGAAGTCAAGGAGAAATGGCGAGGGATGGTCGGTGCTGccaaaaaagaattttcaaagtttcgaCCTTCGCAAAGAAAAACCGGTGGAGGAGAGAAGCCAGCTTCCCCAAAAACTTCCTCGAAAAAGATAATTGAAATTTTCGGAGATGACCCCTCATTTTCTGGGATTCAGGGCGGTCTCGAATCAGGTAAgatttggcaatttttttttccgaactCAAAATGAGGAATTAGACAATGTGCAGTTCTGTAGGCTTGTACTCGCAAAAAACATCGTTTCACGGGAACCGACAAAAACGGAAATCTAGGAATGTTATTACGTAAGATTCATGGCAACAAGCCAAGTGTCAATCACTTATTTTTAGCGCAACGATGCGAGGAATCTGCCATCTTTGATTTCCGAGAGACTTCAAATCCCACAGAAATTGCCTcaaatagttcatttttcCATTGAAAATGGACATGCAGTTATGAAAGATTTACATGCAGAAGCTGTTTGAAAAAGCGACCGAAAGCATCCTAAAGTGATACAACCTGGTTGAAGCTGTAACCTTGCATTTAAGCTGCATAAGCAAAGATTCACAACCATGGTGATTGAGGAGGCGGTAACTGCGATAAAATTATGCCATTCGTGATCATCGAGTTATACATAAATGTAGTGTATGTTGTCCTGCAGCCTCTTTTGTACTCTGTGGGCATGCAGTGGCttgacaacaaaacaagaatGAATCGATATTTGAAATTAGATTCATTCAATGTTCATGTTCAATGTTCAACAACTGCAGTATCAGTCTCCTGTAGAGGCTAAGCAATATAGAGGAGTGTAATTAGGGTCATAATTTTCATCCGATTCTGTAATTCCCACTCTTATCTCAATGCACATGACTTAAGAGGAAAAATCCTTGATCTGGCATTTATATAaagatgaaattaaaatttaaagtatTCTTAAGTTAAATTGAATGAGTAGGTCTATTTACCAACAACTAATCTTCCCCAGCAGTACCAGTCAGTGTGCTGGACACACCAAGTTTGGGCTTAACAGAGCAACAGATCAGTGGGGCTGAAGCAGGGGAGCGTGATGTGAGTGTGACTGCGGAGATAGCATTGCCACCAACATGCCTGGCCCAATTGCAagtaccaataattattgctgatGGCAATTCTTCCCAGCAGAACCCCTCACTATCCAGCTCCCATCAAGAAGTACAACTTGCTTTGCCAAAAAAGGAAGAGGGAGTGCATGGAAGATAAGATCCATGAAATGCACTTGATTGTTCTCACCAAGGAAAGTAAGAAATTAGACATGGAAATGgaaaacttacttttgaaGAGAGAAAAGCTGCagcttgaaattaaaaaattaaagtaaagcTGATGGGCGGTAAGGTTGCTATGATGGATGTCAATTTtgatgttgtcatttttcctTTGAGTTATTCATGTTTAGCTTGATATTGAGGCTGCaggaataaaacaaaggaagtgAAGACATGCTGACTTCTTCATTCCTGGCTTTTGCTTTATTGTCTCAATGCCTGAATTTTAAGCTGAATATTTACAAATATCTCACTAGTGATATGTTAACTTATGACATGTTAATTGTCaagttaataatttatgatgAAAAATGTACATAAATTGAGATTTTCCCATCtattttttcgcaaaaatttAGTCGATTGTGGTCGCTCATTTTGTAATATTGTAATGTAATGTTGGTAACTTACTTACTGTAGACTTCTTTTATGCATGATTAACACTGCATCTTTCTCTCCCCTTTTTTCcccgttctttttttttcttttcttaaatgttattattatgacttGTTGTCTTGTTGTATtaataaagaatgaaaaaaagaaggaaggGAAAGCTGTGATGTGGTGTGAAGTGATGTCAaattgtcaataaaaaaattactttcttgGATGGTGAACCCCCTCCTCTGTCACTGAACACTACAATTTAGTGGATGAACAAGATATGCACAGGATCTTCGCCAATCAAAAGGAGAAACACTTTAAATGATTACTAATggttattattaaaaactggatcattggataatgcaatacaagactttttattggcgtagtcattatggtatatgagcctaTATACCATtatctacaaatatggtaagcatACGTGTCCGCTTACAATTAAAAGGGGCTAAAAAGTTTTAGCTCAAGTGACAGTGGCGgtgttgaatgaaaaagaaatcattgaactgttagaaaatgcaacaccagggagcacTAAGAAatccacaaaattaataatggcataaaattatttcaagatgaaaacttgaaaactttattttgacaattcaAGCATCCATGTCAGTCAAAGCAAACCAAAGCAAGTTGAGGCAATTTACAAATTAAGTGAGTTAATTAGTTACATTTCACTAACCTTTTCAGACTGGTTTTTGACTTCTGGGAACAAATTGGAGAAGATAtatctaatatcttggggctcttttaataaaacaataattattattattgcgaTCACACTttttggatatgagatgattattgCAAACTTGGCACTATGCGCCTCATTGGCTATccatcatctcatatccaatgTGCACTcctagaataattgttaaatggcTATAAGATTTACGTCATTTATCTAAATATTATGACAGACTGGCATCACCAAGACACTTAATTTTAAAGGCACTCTGTCACATGTTTCAACACCAACATCAGCTCACAAACCAAGAAGGAAATATCATTGTTTGGGTCAGTAGAAACTGtccatttaaaaattttggtgatttttggaatataCCACATCCAAACTTGAAATCATTGGTCAATCCTTGCCATCTTCAGATGTAGCTGAGGAAAATAAATTCTGTGGTATAATATGGATCTTGTtaacaaaatttctttgttttgttatttttttggttgccaTTGCTGTAAGTGCATTTTTTCAGTAGTAAACTAATCAAATAGTGTCACACTTTCCCTTTAAAAAGATTGACTACAGCCCATGAATTTTACATCAATATACCCCCAGAGATACAAAGTcccttcaaaaaaaaaatatctgtgATGTGCCTTCTGACTGCATTTCCATTGTCAGGGCCTCGATATTCTTCATGCAAGTCATACTCCTCGTCACCAATCACACCATCATCCACCTCAGGCTCTCTTAAATGAATGGCCATGTTGTGCAAAACAATGCATGCAACAATGATGGTGCAGACCCTGTCTGGGGCCATTCTGATCTCTGAGTGGAGGACGTGAAACCTGCATTTTAGAAGACCAAAGGAGCGTTCAATGATGCAGCGGGTGGTTTTATGAGCTCTATTGAACTGCTCCTCTGATCTTGTGCAGGGTTGGGGATAGGGGGTCATCAGGAATGGAGTGCAAGCATAGCCACTGTCACCCAAGAGAACTCCAAACTCAAGACCACATTGCCCTTCCAGCAGTCGACATACTGCTGATGTCCTGAATATGTGGCTATCATGGGTACTACCCGGCCACCGTGCAACCACATTTGTGAATGATCCTGTAAAGAAATTGaaccattaataattattattattgcatgcATTCTAACAAATTACACAAATTTggtgataaaaaaaacatttgtgaATAATCttgtgaagaaattgaaacaataattattattatcaatatacgcggccaaatagaaaatcggcctcttcaaaacacacgctcagcgggccgcaaatgactgacagcgggctgctaatgcattatcagccctacagctgattggttcttgcttcatcatccggcggattttaaccaattagagTAAGCCATGTGTTCACGcgggaaaaccattcatttgcgaaactccggttttgaactgcagttttttcagtcgaCGAATCGTTCCCGAGTGAAAACTAaagtaatggaagaaattagcggtcaaaactcagatttgggttaactttgtgatgattctgttaccagcatagacatctttaaggttaattttgtgatatgcctattatttatagacgattttaagcattttttcggtaattttaaatacgttcactggactgagttgattttttaatagcttgtttaatcaacacttacatgatgatttgaagtgactttgaattcgttattcacttagcttgtattattaaacctcgcattcttgatatcatttggccttgtttattgataataatgataatgacataacttttttcgggaatattgtttatttgtgcccttgtagtgtcatttgcggccctcGCGCTTCACgctcgggccgcaaatgacactacgcgggcgcaaataaacaatattccctcaaaaagtcatgttattccctTATTGTTACATGCATTGTAATAACTTACACAAAGTTGGTGATAGAAAAAATTCAAGCAATTTGCATAATCAATTCAAACAGAACCGGTATGACATCAACATGTTTTGAGTTACCTTCGTGATTACTGATGGCCTGCACATTTACTGAGTGAAAGCCTTTTCTGTTGATAAAATCAGGCTCATTCTGTGAGGGGGCTTTTATTCGCACATGGGTGCCATCAATGCAGCCAATCGCACTAGGGAAACCTCCAACGCGAAAGAGAccgtgcttgatttcgtctcGCTCATTTGGTGCTGTTGGAAACTTC
This sequence is a window from Acropora palmata chromosome 9, jaAcrPala1.3, whole genome shotgun sequence. Protein-coding genes within it:
- the LOC141893236 gene encoding uncharacterized protein LOC141893236, which produces MAELYRIFEETETEVPEVNVTTASTGTQTELSLIDIEILENCATSKPIEESISRESFEKDADKLKFYTGLPAITVFMAVLNLISPGLVLRSNLTKFQQLLLTLMRLRLNLSVQDLGYRFGIHASTVSRVFQSCIQTMYSSMDFLVYWPEREQLKLTLPMSFRQKFSSCAVIIDCFEVFIDRPSDLLARAQTWSSYKHHNTAKYLIGITPQGTVSFISKGWGGRTSDKFITEHCAFLKNLLPGDLVLADRGFDIQDSCGLYCARLQIPSYTKGKPQLSPVEIETTRSIANVRIHVERVIGCVRQKYTILGHGIVPIDYLKSTDGAPCLLDKIAFVSCALTNCCKSVVSPD